The genomic interval CATCACCATCGCCCTGAACATCGCCCAGCTCGTCCAGCCCGAGGCGTACTGGACGCGCTTTACCGCCTTCCTCCCCGACCTCTTTATCGCCGTCTTCGCCATCATCATCGGGCTCATCGCGGGCGATAAGGCCCGACTGGTCGTCTCGGAACGGCTCCGGAGCGTCAAACTGCCCGAGGCGACGGTAATACCCGAAATCGTCAAGTACAGCATCTTCTACCTCGCGATTCTCGTCGCACTGGGCCAGCTCGGTGTCGCGACCCTGGCGTTGCTCATCCTGCTTGCGGCGTACTCGTTCGGTCTCGTCTTCCTCATCGGACTGGCGCTGAAAGACCTGCTCGCGGCCAGCGCCGCCGGGCTCTATCTCCTGCTCACCGAGCCATACAGCATCGGCGACGAGGTCGTCATCGGCGACCAGCAGGGAATCGTCCAGGAAGTGGACATGTTCGTCACGCACGTCGAGAGCGACGGGAAAGAACACATCATCCCGAACCGGAAAGTGATGCAGGACGGTATCGTCCGCGTCCGCGACTAGTCGCTCCCGAGTGGCTCCGCCGGAACCCCGGCCACGGTCTCGCCGGGCGCCACGTCCGCGACCACGAGCGAGTTCGCCGCGACCTGTGCGTCCGCGCCGATTTCGACGCCCGGCAGGACGATAGCGCCCGCCCCGACCATCGCCCGCTCGCCGACGACGACCTCGCCGGTGCGGTACTCGTCCTGCAGGAACTCGTGACAGAGCAGGGTCGCGTCGTAGCCGATGATGGCGTCGTCCTCGACGGTGATGAGCTCGGGCCAGAACACGTCCGGGGTCGACTCCAGCCCCCACGCGACCCCCTCGCCGACGGTCACGCCGAGACGACCCAGGAGCCAGTTTTTCAGTCTGAGACTCGGCGAGACGCGACAGACGAGGATGACCACGTAGTTGACTACTATCTGCAGCCGTCCCTTCGCGTCCGGCCAGGGAAACAGCGAGTTGCGCGGCCCGGGGGTCGCGACGCGGTCCAGTCGGTCGTGCCTGCGCTCGGCGTCCGTCTCTGACGGTGTCTCGTCCGGCTCTGTCGCGTCGCTCACGCCCGCCCGTAGAACTGGGACCGTCTTGAACGCCCCGCTAGTGACTCCGTGAACTGTAGTGACGACTGACCGCTCGACAGCCAGCCAGGGCCGGGCTTTCCGACCGTCAGCAGTCGTGGCGCCCCTGCTGCCGGCAGCGACAGTGAATCCGTAGCAGAAAACGACTCCGCTCTGTCCTAGTCCCGAATCTCGTCCATGTGGTCGATGCGCTGCTGGACGAGGTCGGCTTTGCCGATGTCGTGGCGCACGCGCAGGCCCTCGGTACCGGCCCGTTCGAGGGCGCTCTCCGCGATCGCCTCGGCCTCACCGATGGTGTCGGCGATGCCCACGACGGCGTACGAACGGGACGTCGTCGTGTAGATGCCGTCCTCGCGGTCGTCGACGGAGGCGTAGTACAGGAGCGCCTCGCCGGCGTTCTCGGCGTCGATAGTCACTTTCGCCCCGGCCTCGGGGTCCGTCGGGTAGCCGTCGGGGACGGCGTACTTGCAGACGGTCGCTTTCGGCTGGAAGGAGAGCTGGGGAATCGAGACCTCGTCTCGGGCGGCGGTGAGCACGTCGAGGAAGTCGGTGTTCAGGACTGGGAGCGTGTTCATCGCCTCTGGGTCACCGAAACGGGCGTTGAACTCGACGACGCGCGGGCCGGTCTCAGTCAGCATGAACTGGCCGTAGAGCACGCCCTTGTAGCCGTCCAGCGCGTCCACGGTCGCCCGGAGCACGTCGACGGCGTCGTCGTAGTCGCCCTCGGACATGAACGGCAGTTCGAGGCTGGCGTCGGTGTAGCTCCCCATCCCGCCGGTGTTCGGCCCCTCGTCGCCCTCGTAGGCGCGCTTGTGGTCCTGTACCGCCGGCGTGACCCGGAGCTGGCCGTTGGCGACGAACGCCTGGACGGTGAACTCCTCGCCGACCAGCCGCTCCTCCAGCACCACGCGGTCGTAGTCCGAATCCCGGAGGTACGCCTTCGCTTCCTCGGCGGTGCACTGGTCGCCGATGACCCGGACACCTTTGCCGCCGGTGAGGCCGGCGGGCTTGACCGCGAGGTCGCCGTCGTACTCGTCGATGTAGTCGCAGGCCGCGTCCATGTCGTCGAAGGTCTCGAAGTCGGGACAGCCGGGGATGTCGTTCTCGGCCATGAAGCGGCGCTGGAACGCCTTGTCCGTCTCGATGCGGGCCTCGTCGGCCTGCGGCCCGAAGGCGTAGACGCCGGCCTCGTCGAGCGCGTCGGCGACGCCGGCCGCGAGGGGGGCCTCCGGACCGACGACGGCCAGCGTGGCGTCGACGTCCTCGGCGTAGCTGGTCACGGCCGAGGGGTTCGTCGTCTCCAGCGTCTCGAACCCGTCGGCAAGGTCGACGATACCGGGGTTGCGGTTGCCGGCACAGGCGTAGAGCTCCGCGTCGGAATCGGCGAGCGAGCGCGCGATAGCGTGTTCGCGGCCGCCGCCACCCACGAGCAGCACTGTCTCTGTCATACCTCAACGCCTGACTGGCTTCGACGTAAGTATTGTCTTTCAGCGGCTCAGTGACCGCCGCTGGGGCGTCGGGTGCGGGCGCGGCACCGCCGCGGGCTACTGCTCGTCCCGGAGCTCGTCGAGCGCTTCTTCTTGCTCGCTGCGGGTCAGGCCGCCCGCCTCAGCGAACCGGCCGTCGTACTGCCAGCTGGGGATGGCGGCCCACGTCGCGTCGTCGTCTCGGCCGCCGACCCTGCGGACCCACAGCGACGCGAGCACGACCCAGCCGCCGACGGCGACCAGCCAGGACTCGGGGACGGGGACGCCGGCCAGCGAGAGGAGCCCGCCGATGACCGGCACCGCGAAGAGACCGACGAACACGACGGCGACGAGGTACTGCATCGTTCGAGTCGACAGTGACACGTTCACCGCCTTGGTCATGACATCTGGTCATCACGTCCCGGAATAGCTCTTGTGGTGGTGCCGGCTGTCGCGTGTCAGGACACACCGCTTTTGAGTCCGGGCCGCCGAGGACGAGTCATGAGCGACGACGCCGACCCCACGTCCCGAAATCGACTCGACGAGGCCGAGAGCCCCTATCTGCGCCAGCACGCCGACAACCCGGTCAACTGGCAGCCGTGGGACCAGCGGGCCCTCGACGCGGCGAAAGAGCGCGACGTGCCTATCTTCCTCTCTATCGGCTACGCCGCGTGTCACTGGTGTCACGTCATGGAGGAGGAGAGCTTCCAGGACGAGGATATCGCCGCGACGCTCAACGAGAACTTCGTCCCCGTCAAGGTCGACCGGGAGGAACGGCCCGACCTCGATAGCGTCTACATGAGCATCTGCCAGCAGGTGACCGGGGGCGGCGGGTGGCCGCTGTCGGCGTGGCTCACGCCCGAGGGCGAGCCGTTCTACGTCGGGACCTACTTCCCACCCGAGGAGAAGCGCGGCCAGCCCGGCTTCGGTGACCTGCTCGACCGGCTCTCGGACTCCTGGTCGGACCCCGAGCAGCGGTCGGAGATGGAGAACCGGGCCCGGCAGTGGACTGACGCGATCGAGAGCGACCTCGAACAGGTGGGCGACCCCGGGGACCCCGACGAGAACCTCGTTCAGACGGCGGCGAAGATAGCCCACCGCGGCGCGGACCGCGACCACGGCGGCTGGGGGTCGGGCGGGCCGAAGTTCCCCCAGACCGGGCGGATTCACGCCCTGTTGCGCGCGCATGCGGACGGCGAGGCGCCACGCGCTTCGGGCACGTCGAGCGGGGCGCGAAGCGACTCGCGAGAGGAGGGGCACGAGGACTATCTCACCGTCGTCGAACAGACGCTGAACGCCATGGCCGACCGGGGGCTGTACGACCACGTCGGCGGCGGGTTCCACCGCTACTCGACCGACATGCAGTGGGCGGTGCCCCACTTCGAGAAGATGCTGTACGACAACGCCGAGATTCCCCGCGCCTTCCTCGCGGGGTATCAGGCCATCGGCAACGAGCGGTACGCCTCCGTCGTCCGGGAGACGTTCGACTTCGTCCAGCGGGAACTCCAGCACGAGGACGGTGGCTTCTTCAGCACGCTCGACGCGGTCAGTCGACCCCCGTCCGACCCCGATGGGGACACCGAGGAGGGCGCCTTCTACGTCTGGACGCCCGAGCAGGTCCACGACGCCGTGAGCGACGAGCGGGCGGCGGACATCTTCTGTGAGTACTTCGGTATCACCGAGCGCGGGAACTTCGAGGGGGCGACGGTGCTGGGCGTGCGCAAGCCCGTCGACGTGCTCGCAGAGGAGCACGAGATGGACGAGGCGGGGGTCACTGAGACGCTTCAGACAGCGCTCGACGAGGCCTTCGAGGCCCGCGAGGAGCGCCCGCGGCCCGCCCGGGACGAGAAGATTCTGGCCGGCTGGAACGGGCTGATGATATCGACGCTCGCGGAGGGGGCCGTCGTGCTCGACGACGCCTACGCCGACGTGGCCGCCGATGCACTGGGGTTCGTCCGCGAGCAGCTGTGGGACGAATCCCGGCAGCGGCTCTCCCGCCGGTACAAGGACGGCGACGTGGCCATCGACGGCTATCTGGAGGACTACGCGTTCCTCGGCCGTGGGGCCTTCGACCTCTATCAGGCCACCGGCGATGTCGACTACCTCGACTTCGCGCTCGACCTGGCCGACGCCGTCACCGAGGCGTTCTGGGACGCCGAGGCGGAGACGCTGTATTTCACCCCGACGGGCGGCGAATCACTGGTCGCGCGGCCACAGGAACTGACCGACCAGTCGACCCCGTCGAGCACGGGCGTGGCCGCCTCGCTCCTGCTGGAACTCGACCACTTCCGCGGGGACGACCGCTTCGGCGAAGTGGCCGAGAAAGTCGTCCGGACCCACGCCGACCGCACCTCGGCGAACCCGCTGCAACACGCCTCGCTCACGCTCGCGACGGACACCTACGAACAGGGGTCGCTGGAACTCACGCTGGTCTGTGACCCCGCCGACCCGCCGGCCGAGTGGACCGCGACCCTGGCCGACCGGTACGTCCCGCGGCGGCTGCTGGCGTGGCGACCGGCCGACGAGGGGGCCTTCGAGTCGTGGCTCGACACGCTCGGGCTGGCCGAAGCGCCGCCCATCTGGGCCGGCCGGGACGCCGACGGCGAGTCTACCGTCTACGCCTGCCGGAACTTCGCCTGCTCACCGCCGAAACACGGGCTCGAAGCGGCGCTGGACTGGGGCGAAAACTAGGCCATCGCCGACTCGATCTGGTCGGCGAGATGGACCGCGATGGGGACCGGTTCCTCCTCGACGAAGCGGGCGATCTCCTCGACTGCTTGCGACGTGTCGCCGCTCCGTGGCGCGTACTCGACGACGACAGTCGGGATGTACTCGATACCGTACTCCTCGACGCCGGGACCGGTCTTCGAGCCGTCGTCTTGCTTCTCGGTCGGGTAGTGGTGAATTCTGGCGTCCGGAACCTCCGCAGCCTCCAGCGCGGCGCCGAAGTCGGGGAGCTGTGCGCGGCAGTCCTTGCACCAGTCGCCGCCCCAGATGTGGTAGTCGAGTTCGGTCCGGTAGCGGGCGAGGGTGTCCACCGTATCGGCGTATGCGTCTCGCACCCACACCGGGTTCGGTTCCATCGTTTCGAGGCGTCCGGTCTCGCTCATGGCAGCCAGTAGCGGTGCAACTGGCTTGAACCTCCCGACTGTCGCACGTACGGTCGTGACTCTGGACCGGTAATCGCCCGTCCGGGAGTCGGCGATACGGGTGCGAGACTCCGACAGCCCGTCTCAGGCCTCGTCGATCCGCTCGCGGAGTCGCTCCTGCAGCAGCGTCCGGTGACAGCGCTTTCGGTCCCCCTCGAAACAGACGAGGGCGACCGTCTCACCGCCCCGAACCCGCGCGGCCAGCTCTTCGACCGCCCGCTGTGCGTCGTCGTCTCGGGTCAGATACGTCCCGTAGCGGCGCTCGAACTCCGTCTCGTCCCAGGCGGCGTTGTGGGCACCCTCCTCACAGAGCCCCTGCATCTGCAGGTCCTCGGCGCGCTGTTTCGTCTCGTCGAGCAGCGGTTTCGGCGGTCCGAGTTCGGGGACGTTCTCGTCGACGGCGGCGTGGAACCAGCCCGTCGGCTCGCGGACCACGCCGACGAGCGTCTCCTCGCCGTCGAGGTCGGTCAGGTCGTGCTGTATCGCCGCGGCGTACGTCTCGCGGACGGCCCCGCTCATGGCTGTCTGTTCGCCGCCCCGCCGGAAAGTACTGCCGGGACCGCCGACTCCCCCTCGGCTTTGGCGGTTCCACTGGGGGTTTTAACCGACGACGGCGTACGCGCCGCCAATGCACGAGACAGTTCACGATTCTATCGCCGACGCCATCGGCTCGCCGCTGGTGTCGGTCGCCGCTCCCGAGGGCGCGACGGTGGCCGCGAAGGTCGAGTCGTTCAACCCCGGCGGCTCCGCGAAAGACCGCCCGGCGCGGTTCATGATAGAACGCGCCGAGGCCGACGGCGTCATCAACCCGGGCGATACGCTCGTCGAGCCGACCAGCGGCAACACCGGTATCGGGATGGCGATGGTCGCCGCGGCGAAGGGGTACGACGTGGTGCTGGTGATGCCGTCCTCGAAGTCGCCCGAACGCCGCCAGATTATGAAAGCCTACGGGGCCGACATCGAGCTGGTCGAGGGCGACATCACCGCCGCCAAGGACCGCGCGGACGAGCTCACCGACCGCGACGGCGCCGTCCAGCTGCGCCAGTTCGAGAACCCGGCGAACCCGCGGGCCCACTACGAGACCACCGGCGAGGAGATCATCGAACAGGTCGGCGACCGGACCGTCGACGCGCTGGTCGCGGGCGTGGGCACCGGCGGGACGATAACGGGCACCGGCCGGCGGCTCCGCGAGGCGTTCCCGGACATCGACGTCGTCGCGGTCGAACCGGCCGGCAACGCCGTGCTCTCCGGGATGGAGCCGGGCACCGGCGAGGACAGCTTCCAGGGGATGGGGCCGGGCTTCGTCAGCGACAACCTCGACGTGGACCTGCTGGACGACGTGAAGACCGTCGAACTCGACGACGCAGAGGCCGAGTGTCGCCGCCTCGCCCGCGAGGAGGGTATCCTCGTCGGGCAGTCCTCTGGCGCGTCGAACCTCGCCGCCCGCGACGTCGCGGGCGAACTGCTCGATGCGGGCGTGACGGACCCGCTGGTCGTCACCGTCTACTGGGACAGCGGCGAGCGGTACATGTCGACCGGGATGTTCGACTAGTCGACGCGGTCGGCGTTCCGTTTGAACGCCGCGTACTTCGATTCCGTCCACTCGTTCATCGTCTCGGTGTCGTTGTGAATGGCGCCGCGGACGCCGTTCTCCGTGTGGACGATGATGCCGCTTACGGTCCCTTCGGGTTTCTCGGCGATCCAGAGCGCGTACGGCATCGTCTCGTCGGTGACGTACAGCGCCATGTTGTCGGCCGCCGAGAACTCCCCGCAGATGTCGTCGTACGTCGAGGAGAACGCCTCGAAGACCTCGGTGGTCAACACCAGTTCGGTGTCGTCGTCGTCCTCGACGAGTTCGGCGACCTCGTCGATGTACTGGGGTGTCACCGAGGGACCGGTCGCCCGCAGCGTCGTCGCGCCGGTGCCAAGCGCCGTCGCCGCTTCGATGGGCGCTTGCGGGGTCGCCATCGTCGACTCCACGACGGTCGCACCGTGGAGGACGGCGGGGTCGATATCGATCTCCGGGGGCAACGCATCGAGGACTGGCTGGGCCCGCGTGAGCGCGTCGAGGCGGTCGAGAAACCCGTCGTAGGCCGAGAGCGCCTGTCGGCCGGCGTAGGTGGTCACGTAGGCACTTCCCTCCCGGGTGACGAGTGAATCCGCGGTCAGGTCGTCGATCGCTCTGTCGACTGTCGAACGGGAGATAGACAGCTGCTCGACGAGCTCGGGCTTCGTGAGCGGTGTGGAGAGCACCCGAAGGACGTCACGTCGCCTGGCGACGATGTCTGCAGTGTCGGGTACCGAAACCATTGTCGGTACACAACGGGACGTGGATATATAGTTTGTTTTCGGCGTTCCCGACTGCGGTACACCGACCCGGTCACAGCGCGGCCCGCTGGCCTCGACTCGGGGGACTGCTCAGGAGGTGGGAATTCTCCCGCTCGTTTGGTATATATCTCTCAGCACGCTATTGTCGGTGTGGGCCCGTTATCTAGGGAGTGGGGTGGTCCACAACGGCACCATCGGTCGCAGCGACCACACCTCTGACACGCGGTCGCGCGACCGACCTCTGAC from Halomicroarcula saliterrae carries:
- a CDS encoding mechanosensitive ion channel domain-containing protein; its protein translation is MQSLPDWPDLVRTLFSPQGTFVVSLLVLGIGLLAGFLIWRASRQFMEEMGVPEAVEGTPFERTARSLGTSTVGIISNLAALFVYIISITIALNIAQLVQPEAYWTRFTAFLPDLFIAVFAIIIGLIAGDKARLVVSERLRSVKLPEATVIPEIVKYSIFYLAILVALGQLGVATLALLILLAAYSFGLVFLIGLALKDLLAASAAGLYLLLTEPYSIGDEVVIGDQQGIVQEVDMFVTHVESDGKEHIIPNRKVMQDGIVRVRD
- a CDS encoding acyltransferase, yielding MSDATEPDETPSETDAERRHDRLDRVATPGPRNSLFPWPDAKGRLQIVVNYVVILVCRVSPSLRLKNWLLGRLGVTVGEGVAWGLESTPDVFWPELITVEDDAIIGYDATLLCHEFLQDEYRTGEVVVGERAMVGAGAIVLPGVEIGADAQVAANSLVVADVAPGETVAGVPAEPLGSD
- the purD gene encoding phosphoribosylamine--glycine ligase; this translates as MTETVLLVGGGGREHAIARSLADSDAELYACAGNRNPGIVDLADGFETLETTNPSAVTSYAEDVDATLAVVGPEAPLAAGVADALDEAGVYAFGPQADEARIETDKAFQRRFMAENDIPGCPDFETFDDMDAACDYIDEYDGDLAVKPAGLTGGKGVRVIGDQCTAEEAKAYLRDSDYDRVVLEERLVGEEFTVQAFVANGQLRVTPAVQDHKRAYEGDEGPNTGGMGSYTDASLELPFMSEGDYDDAVDVLRATVDALDGYKGVLYGQFMLTETGPRVVEFNARFGDPEAMNTLPVLNTDFLDVLTAARDEVSIPQLSFQPKATVCKYAVPDGYPTDPEAGAKVTIDAENAGEALLYYASVDDREDGIYTTTSRSYAVVGIADTIGEAEAIAESALERAGTEGLRVRHDIGKADLVQQRIDHMDEIRD
- a CDS encoding thioredoxin domain-containing protein, with product MSDDADPTSRNRLDEAESPYLRQHADNPVNWQPWDQRALDAAKERDVPIFLSIGYAACHWCHVMEEESFQDEDIAATLNENFVPVKVDREERPDLDSVYMSICQQVTGGGGWPLSAWLTPEGEPFYVGTYFPPEEKRGQPGFGDLLDRLSDSWSDPEQRSEMENRARQWTDAIESDLEQVGDPGDPDENLVQTAAKIAHRGADRDHGGWGSGGPKFPQTGRIHALLRAHADGEAPRASGTSSGARSDSREEGHEDYLTVVEQTLNAMADRGLYDHVGGGFHRYSTDMQWAVPHFEKMLYDNAEIPRAFLAGYQAIGNERYASVVRETFDFVQRELQHEDGGFFSTLDAVSRPPSDPDGDTEEGAFYVWTPEQVHDAVSDERAADIFCEYFGITERGNFEGATVLGVRKPVDVLAEEHEMDEAGVTETLQTALDEAFEAREERPRPARDEKILAGWNGLMISTLAEGAVVLDDAYADVAADALGFVREQLWDESRQRLSRRYKDGDVAIDGYLEDYAFLGRGAFDLYQATGDVDYLDFALDLADAVTEAFWDAEAETLYFTPTGGESLVARPQELTDQSTPSSTGVAASLLLELDHFRGDDRFGEVAEKVVRTHADRTSANPLQHASLTLATDTYEQGSLELTLVCDPADPPAEWTATLADRYVPRRLLAWRPADEGAFESWLDTLGLAEAPPIWAGRDADGESTVYACRNFACSPPKHGLEAALDWGEN
- a CDS encoding thioredoxin — its product is MSETGRLETMEPNPVWVRDAYADTVDTLARYRTELDYHIWGGDWCKDCRAQLPDFGAALEAAEVPDARIHHYPTEKQDDGSKTGPGVEEYGIEYIPTVVVEYAPRSGDTSQAVEEIARFVEEEPVPIAVHLADQIESAMA
- a CDS encoding DUF488 domain-containing protein, with amino-acid sequence MSGAVRETYAAAIQHDLTDLDGEETLVGVVREPTGWFHAAVDENVPELGPPKPLLDETKQRAEDLQMQGLCEEGAHNAAWDETEFERRYGTYLTRDDDAQRAVEELAARVRGGETVALVCFEGDRKRCHRTLLQERLRERIDEA
- a CDS encoding PLP-dependent cysteine synthase family protein; the protein is MHETVHDSIADAIGSPLVSVAAPEGATVAAKVESFNPGGSAKDRPARFMIERAEADGVINPGDTLVEPTSGNTGIGMAMVAAAKGYDVVLVMPSSKSPERRQIMKAYGADIELVEGDITAAKDRADELTDRDGAVQLRQFENPANPRAHYETTGEEIIEQVGDRTVDALVAGVGTGGTITGTGRRLREAFPDIDVVAVEPAGNAVLSGMEPGTGEDSFQGMGPGFVSDNLDVDLLDDVKTVELDDAEAECRRLAREEGILVGQSSGASNLAARDVAGELLDAGVTDPLVVTVYWDSGERYMSTGMFD
- a CDS encoding helix-turn-helix transcriptional regulator, yielding MVSVPDTADIVARRRDVLRVLSTPLTKPELVEQLSISRSTVDRAIDDLTADSLVTREGSAYVTTYAGRQALSAYDGFLDRLDALTRAQPVLDALPPEIDIDPAVLHGATVVESTMATPQAPIEAATALGTGATTLRATGPSVTPQYIDEVAELVEDDDDTELVLTTEVFEAFSSTYDDICGEFSAADNMALYVTDETMPYALWIAEKPEGTVSGIIVHTENGVRGAIHNDTETMNEWTESKYAAFKRNADRVD